A window from Drosophila miranda strain MSH22 chromosome Y unlocalized genomic scaffold, D.miranda_PacBio2.1 Contig_Y2_pilon, whole genome shotgun sequence encodes these proteins:
- the LOC108160065 gene encoding zinc finger protein GLIS2 homolog — MDIVVQKSIFNSGRIGEIYEPPAGYYTPYNTPPYIAPYSDHGSWLAEQQMQQHIRFPTPPVTPLRPAPGLLDFHTEDQYHPTQRTYSVIMKVHSQGDLCRSPVEVQDESKSCSSSSECGAGSDFICNWLECERVFEKLEVLAQHVTQRHAIASLTDGLYYCRWAGCQRSERGFNARYKMLVHTRTHTKEKPHSCHLCEKSFSRAENLKIHIRSHSGEKPYKCSFEGCQKAYSNSSDRFKHTRTHSMEKPYMCKVAGCQKRYTDPSSLRKHVKTFKHSIHLIASQPLTLPQQTRAPYLLEGSEAPAPYTCLPAGSVESSSSSTRYYLDVSSNEPSDYSLKHKPETEYSSSYWLNERQHTYLQSEDYYMSMEVDSPLDLRMHRI; from the exons ATGGATATAGTAGTACAAAAGTCGATCTTCAACAGCGGCCGAATCGGGGAGATATACGAGCCGCCCGCTGGCTACTACACACCGTACAACACTCCGCCGTACATAGCGCCGTATTCGGACCACGGCAGCTGGCTAGCGGAGCAGCAGATGCAGCAGCACATCAGATTCCCCACTCCGCCCGTCACACCGCTACGTCCTGCTCCTGGCCTCTTGGACTTCCACACCGAGGATCAGTATCATCCCACACAGCGCACATACTCCGTCATCATGAAAGTGCACAGCCAAGGCGACCTGTGCCGCAGTCCCGTGGAGGTCCAGGACGAGAGCAAgtcctgcagcagcagcagcgagtgTGGAGCCGGCAGCGACTTCATTTGCAACTGGCTGGAGTGTGAAAG GGTATTCGAAAAACTGGAAGTTCTGGCCCAACACGTCACGCAGAGGCATGCCATTGCCTCCCTGACAGACGGCCTGTACTACTGCCGCTGGGCGGGATGCCAGCGCAGCGAGCGGGGGTTCAACGCCCGCTACAAGATGCTCGTCCACACGCGCACCCACACCAAGGAGAAGCCACACAGTTGTCATCTGTGCGAGAAGTCGTTTTCGAGGGCGGAAAATCTAAAGATTCACATACGATCGCATTCGGGAGAGAAGCCATACAAGTGCAGCTTCGAGGGCTGCCAGAAGGCCTACTCCAACTCCTCCGATCGGTTCAAACACACAAGGACACACTCGATGGAG AAACCCTATATGTGCAAGGTGGCTGGCTGCCAGAAGCGCTACACAGATCCCTCTTCGCTCCGCAAGCACGTGAAGACCTTCAAGCACAGCATCCACCTTATTGCTAGTCAGCCCTTGACCCTGCCCCAACAGACCCGCGCCCCCTACCTGCTAGAGGGCAGTGAGGCCCCGGCACCCTACACATGTCTGCCCGCGGGCAGCGTTGagtcctcctcttcctccacTCGCTACTACCTGGATGTGTCCAGCAATGAGCCCAGCGACTACTCGCTGAAGCACAAGCCAGAGACGGAGTATTCCTCCAGCTATTGGCTGAACGAGAGACAACACACGTATCTGCAGAGCGAGGATTACTACATGAGTATGGAGGTGGACTCCCCGCTCGATCTGCGCATGCACCGAATTTAA